The Pseudoalteromonas sp. UG3-2 genome contains a region encoding:
- a CDS encoding AraC family transcriptional regulator, protein MQQAKFTVHRDLGDLEVLHTIDKQNDFGKHNHSGYTLALVDNGAQRFYRSGAQHFAPTGSVILINAEQIHDCRKACDGVASYRSLYPTPELYNNIMGSQQSLSPFFKQAVINDKTIAQSMHSTFTALEQSESLLLKQSMLIELFSHLCQRSGNVSFKSNELSAKTRISSATNWLLENLYKDMSVSELAAKANMSSFQFIRQFKQHVGLTPHAFQIQHRLNNAKALIRKGLSITEVATVVGFYDQSHFNRHFKRNMGITPNQYKRAC, encoded by the coding sequence ATGCAACAAGCAAAGTTTACTGTTCACCGTGACTTAGGGGATCTTGAGGTATTGCATACTATTGATAAGCAAAATGATTTTGGCAAGCATAACCATAGTGGTTACACACTTGCTTTGGTTGATAATGGCGCTCAGCGCTTTTATCGCTCTGGAGCACAGCATTTTGCCCCAACTGGCAGTGTTATTTTAATTAATGCAGAGCAAATACATGATTGCAGAAAAGCCTGCGATGGGGTAGCGTCTTATCGCTCACTTTACCCAACACCCGAGCTTTACAATAACATCATGGGCTCACAGCAATCCCTGTCACCTTTTTTTAAGCAAGCAGTCATTAACGATAAAACAATAGCTCAATCAATGCATAGCACTTTTACCGCTTTAGAGCAGTCGGAATCGTTACTGCTAAAACAATCGATGCTGATCGAGCTATTTTCTCACCTTTGCCAAAGGTCAGGAAATGTAAGCTTTAAAAGCAATGAGTTAAGTGCTAAAACACGAATTTCTTCAGCTACAAACTGGTTGCTTGAAAACCTGTACAAAGATATGTCGGTGTCGGAGCTTGCAGCTAAAGCGAATATGAGCTCTTTTCAGTTTATTAGACAATTTAAGCAGCACGTGGGCCTTACTCCACATGCCTTTCAAATACAGCATCGACTTAATAACGCTAAGGCACTAATCAGAAAAGGACTATCAATAACCGAGGTGGCAACAGTCGTGGGCTTTTATGATCAAAGCCACTTTAATCGACATTTCAAGCGCAATATGGGGATCACCCCTAACCAATATAAGCGGGCCTGCTAA
- a CDS encoding AzlD domain-containing protein: MIITILAMACVTFATRYVFLARKLPFTIGAKMQRLLSYSAPCVLTAIWVPIVFLKEERLAINTENPYLIAATVAVLLAYKFKNLYITTLGSLAVFYVFF; this comes from the coding sequence ATGATTATAACCATACTCGCCATGGCATGCGTGACTTTTGCCACTCGCTATGTTTTTTTAGCAAGAAAGCTCCCCTTTACCATTGGCGCAAAGATGCAACGCTTACTTAGTTATAGTGCTCCCTGCGTGTTAACAGCCATTTGGGTGCCTATCGTTTTTCTTAAAGAGGAACGTTTGGCAATCAATACCGAAAACCCTTATTTAATTGCTGCGACGGTTGCTGTTTTATTGGCATATAAGTTTAAAAATTTATACATTACAACGCTTGGCAGTTTAGCCGTATTCTACGTTTTCTTCTGA
- a CDS encoding AzlC family ABC transporter permease, which produces MIKVAFSKGFWDMLPLNLAVLPWGILCGSLAIQNGFTPLETQLMSLLVFAGSAQLVAIELIAKDTSLITLLVTTFIISARHLLYGLAIRNKVIEQPLRWRGPIAFLLTDELFAFSHHPRAYRSKLRLYYALFAGGSFYVAWNLWTFIGISAGQFLPDLSNLGLDFAIAAIFIALVIPNITNLAVLLACVTTATSMIFFKIIEFEFGLIAAALLGMFVGYYIQGFKERA; this is translated from the coding sequence ATGATCAAAGTTGCTTTTTCAAAAGGCTTTTGGGACATGCTGCCACTGAATTTAGCGGTACTACCATGGGGTATCTTGTGCGGCTCTCTCGCTATTCAAAATGGCTTTACACCACTGGAAACTCAGCTTATGTCCCTGCTCGTTTTTGCAGGCTCGGCGCAATTAGTGGCTATTGAGCTAATTGCAAAAGACACCTCACTGATTACTTTACTCGTCACCACATTTATCATCAGTGCCAGACACCTCCTTTATGGTTTGGCAATTCGTAATAAAGTCATCGAGCAACCTTTGCGATGGCGCGGACCGATTGCCTTTTTGTTGACTGACGAACTGTTTGCTTTTTCTCATCATCCTAGAGCCTATCGCAGCAAATTGCGCCTCTATTATGCACTTTTTGCCGGTGGTAGCTTTTACGTTGCCTGGAATCTGTGGACGTTTATTGGGATCAGTGCAGGTCAGTTCTTACCGGATCTAAGCAACCTTGGACTGGACTTTGCCATAGCCGCAATTTTTATCGCACTGGTTATTCCAAACATAACCAACCTCGCTGTTTTACTAGCTTGTGTAACCACTGCAACAAGCATGATTTTCTTTAAAATCATAGAATTCGAATTCGGCCTTATCGCCGCCGCATTGCTTGGAATGTTTGTTGGCTATTATATTCAAGGTTTTAAGGAGCGCGCATGA
- a CDS encoding IS110 family transposase — translation MNRNDISNNLTLGVDTHLDNHVAVLVNDIGQVVDTQEFTVNSTGYSQLYKWCKSFGKVTQAGLEGTGTYGAGLCKFLQEKKISVFEVNRPNRAVRRLRGKSDPTDAENAARSVLAKESTAIPKSHDGIVEAMRFLVVARKSSVKSKTQAINQIRALLVTAPEHIRQQCYVPSSYRCIVACKALEMNSENILEETLISMLKLLAEQWVMLSQELKTIDKKLKALTNSAASTLLEQYGIGSYVAATLLVAAGDNPERLKKESSFAALCGVSPLDASSGKKQRHRLNRGGARDANNALWTVALIRMRNDFRTRKYVEKRSSEGKSNKEIQRCLKRYIARELYPIIVSDLSKLT, via the coding sequence ATGAATCGCAATGACATTTCTAACAATTTAACATTAGGTGTCGATACTCATTTAGATAACCATGTTGCTGTACTCGTTAATGATATTGGTCAAGTTGTCGACACCCAAGAGTTTACTGTAAATTCAACCGGCTATAGCCAACTGTACAAATGGTGCAAATCATTTGGAAAGGTGACCCAAGCAGGATTAGAAGGAACAGGCACCTATGGTGCTGGCTTATGTAAGTTCTTACAAGAGAAAAAGATTAGTGTTTTTGAAGTTAACCGCCCTAACCGCGCAGTAAGAAGGTTAAGAGGTAAATCGGATCCAACGGATGCTGAAAATGCGGCTCGTTCTGTATTAGCCAAAGAGTCTACGGCAATCCCTAAATCTCATGATGGCATAGTTGAAGCAATGAGGTTTTTAGTGGTCGCACGGAAAAGCTCTGTAAAATCTAAGACACAAGCAATAAATCAAATTCGAGCTTTACTTGTGACAGCACCAGAGCATATTCGTCAACAGTGTTATGTTCCTTCAAGTTACCGCTGCATTGTTGCTTGTAAAGCATTAGAAATGAATTCCGAAAACATACTTGAAGAAACATTAATATCAATGTTAAAGCTGCTAGCAGAGCAATGGGTAATGCTGTCACAAGAGCTAAAAACAATTGATAAGAAACTTAAAGCATTAACCAACTCAGCAGCTTCAACGTTACTAGAACAGTATGGCATTGGAAGCTATGTCGCAGCTACACTACTTGTGGCTGCTGGTGACAACCCTGAGCGACTCAAGAAGGAATCATCATTTGCAGCCTTATGTGGAGTTAGCCCCTTAGATGCATCCTCCGGTAAAAAGCAACGTCATAGGTTAAACAGAGGCGGTGCAAGAGATGCAAATAATGCACTTTGGACTGTAGCTTTAATTCGAATGCGTAATGATTTCAGAACTAGGAAATATGTAGAGAAGCGTTCATCAGAAGGGAAATCAAATAAGGAGATCCAGCGCTGTTTAAAACGTTACATTGCAAGAGAGTTATACCCAATTATAGTTTCTGATTTATCAAAGCTAACGTGA
- a CDS encoding DUF4920 domain-containing protein, with the protein MSSLLTPSEIEKSLLAINHDNITISGEIVDVCRKLGCWMKLVVSSDLELLVYTDVGNMVFPVNAIGRKAYVTGLLKNTADKVSASGLTQQLQAWSIEPHKPYAWLLPLSVTISACAGSEENVEYG; encoded by the coding sequence ATGTCTAGTTTGTTAACACCAAGCGAAATCGAAAAGAGCCTTTTGGCAATAAATCACGATAATATCACCATCAGTGGCGAGATAGTGGATGTGTGTCGAAAGCTGGGCTGTTGGATGAAGCTTGTTGTTTCAAGTGATTTAGAGCTGTTGGTGTATACCGACGTAGGTAATATGGTATTTCCCGTGAATGCCATCGGCAGAAAAGCGTATGTTACTGGCTTACTGAAAAATACAGCAGATAAAGTCTCTGCTAGTGGTCTTACACAGCAACTCCAAGCATGGTCGATTGAGCCTCATAAACCGTATGCCTGGTTATTACCGTTATCGGTCACTATATCAGCCTGTGCGGGTTCAGAAGAAAACGTAGAATACGGCTAA
- the azu gene encoding azurin, with amino-acid sequence MRNLITSVLTIVGLSLFSGNAKANECELTIEANDMMQFSTKTLSAPKSCEEVTVTLKHTGKLAATTMGHNWVLTKSEDVKAVATDGMSAGAQNSYVKPNDNRVIAFSEVIGGGEQTSVTFSTKGMSDSQSYSFFCSFPGHFSIMQGTFSLK; translated from the coding sequence ATGCGCAATCTAATCACGTCAGTCTTAACCATCGTTGGCCTCAGCCTTTTTAGTGGTAACGCCAAAGCTAATGAGTGTGAACTCACCATTGAAGCAAACGATATGATGCAATTTTCAACTAAAACTTTATCTGCCCCTAAAAGTTGTGAAGAAGTGACAGTCACTCTTAAGCACACTGGCAAACTCGCGGCGACAACCATGGGACATAACTGGGTACTAACGAAAAGCGAAGATGTGAAAGCCGTTGCCACAGATGGCATGTCAGCCGGTGCGCAAAATAGCTATGTAAAACCAAATGACAATCGCGTCATTGCGTTTTCAGAAGTCATTGGTGGTGGCGAGCAAACCAGTGTGACTTTCAGCACCAAAGGAATGAGCGATTCACAGTCATACAGCTTCTTTTGCTCCTTCCCTGGACACTTTTCAATAATGCAAGGAACATTTAGCCTTAAGTAA
- a CDS encoding PepSY-associated TM helix domain-containing protein gives MKNQTIKSLTEAHAWIGVIISTVLFVVFIAGSFSLFRDNISSWERAELAKQVGEFSGAISYDKAIATIAHQYDVDTDHGFFMLEPSAHNPFIEVYFATHLEAPDPISGEDHQDQHLLLSPTSGKILADANRFEFATFLYELHYDLGLGKFGLYFVGVITLFFFVAILSGICIHWRKLAKNFFQYRAHSSKDSKLDAHNLIGTMGLPIHLMYAFTGLVFNLVIIYQISYAVLLYGGDQTALLQAAGFNEPKVTAAQQPMAMTGVDALRTRAVNTFENAEINVVEITHFGDKNAVVSFTAKSNDTFSNLNEVQYSLFNQAQIYLTQDNYDNAVRAGLATIASLHFGDFAGYGMRIAFLLLALATAYVIVTGNLMWIAKRSKQRHYIAGKVRFVKHLSAGAFTGVLLAIANGFLATALIESSYSEKLTLIKYCVFASFAFALISTQLVTKLFSYTKTLLGLTALSFISSIVIILVALVCQFNQLPWQTRLDHCIVIALLALFAFICSQAIKQLNQAEHVSQAKTVSEYQLTSQTQ, from the coding sequence ATGAAAAACCAAACCATAAAGTCGTTAACAGAAGCCCATGCGTGGATTGGCGTTATCATTTCCACGGTGTTATTTGTTGTTTTTATTGCCGGCTCGTTCAGTTTATTCAGAGATAATATCAGTAGTTGGGAGCGTGCAGAGCTGGCTAAACAAGTGGGGGAATTTAGCGGCGCCATATCTTACGACAAAGCCATTGCAACCATTGCACACCAATATGATGTCGACACCGATCACGGCTTTTTTATGCTTGAGCCAAGCGCGCACAACCCCTTTATCGAAGTCTATTTTGCCACGCATTTAGAGGCCCCCGATCCTATAAGCGGTGAAGACCATCAAGATCAACACTTATTGCTCTCCCCCACCAGCGGCAAAATCTTAGCCGATGCCAACCGCTTTGAATTTGCTACTTTTTTGTACGAGCTTCATTATGATCTTGGCTTAGGTAAGTTCGGGCTCTACTTTGTGGGTGTCATCACCTTGTTCTTTTTTGTCGCCATTTTAAGCGGCATTTGCATCCATTGGCGTAAGCTAGCAAAAAACTTTTTTCAATACCGAGCCCATAGCAGCAAAGACAGCAAGCTCGATGCTCACAATCTGATTGGCACCATGGGACTCCCCATACACCTAATGTATGCGTTTACTGGGCTGGTGTTTAATCTAGTGATTATTTATCAAATATCCTACGCAGTGTTGCTTTATGGCGGCGATCAAACCGCACTCCTGCAAGCCGCAGGATTCAATGAGCCCAAAGTCACCGCCGCGCAACAACCTATGGCAATGACCGGGGTAGATGCGTTGCGCACCCGCGCTGTAAATACCTTTGAAAACGCAGAAATAAACGTGGTAGAAATCACCCACTTTGGCGACAAAAACGCCGTGGTCAGTTTCACAGCAAAAAGTAACGACACCTTCTCAAACCTCAACGAAGTGCAGTACAGCCTGTTTAATCAAGCACAAATTTATCTCACCCAAGATAACTACGACAACGCGGTGCGAGCCGGGCTTGCAACCATTGCCAGTCTGCATTTTGGCGATTTTGCAGGCTACGGCATGCGCATTGCATTTTTGCTGCTGGCATTGGCAACCGCTTACGTGATTGTCACCGGCAACTTAATGTGGATTGCTAAACGCAGCAAACAGCGCCATTACATTGCCGGCAAAGTGCGCTTTGTAAAACACCTCAGTGCCGGAGCCTTTACGGGTGTGTTGTTAGCTATCGCCAACGGCTTTTTGGCCACGGCCCTAATAGAAAGTAGTTACAGCGAAAAGCTAACGCTAATAAAGTATTGTGTCTTTGCCAGTTTTGCTTTTGCGCTAATCAGCACTCAGCTGGTAACCAAGTTATTCTCCTACACTAAAACTCTACTTGGGCTCACCGCCTTGAGCTTTATAAGTAGCATTGTCATTATTTTGGTAGCCCTTGTTTGCCAGTTCAATCAACTGCCTTGGCAAACTCGCCTTGATCATTGCATAGTCATCGCACTACTGGCCTTATTTGCGTTTATTTGTAGCCAAGCAATTAAACAGCTCAACCAAGCAGAGCACGTCAGCCAGGCTAAAACTGTCTCAGAGTATCAATTAACTAGCCAAACACAATAA
- the katG gene encoding catalase/peroxidase HPI, producing the protein MASKQQSPSVCPFAHGANTSSEHSDHQWWPHTLNLDILHQHDNKTDPMDADFNYREEFQKLDYHALKQDLHDLMTDSQPWWPADWGHYGGLMIRMAWHAAGSYRVADGRGGANTGNQRFAPLNSWPDNGNLDKARRLLWPIKKKYGNRISWADLMVLAGNVAYESMGFKTFGFAGGREDIWHPEKDTYWGSEKEWLAPSDNENSRYSGERELENPLAAVMMGLIYVNPEGVDGNPDPLKTAADMRETFARMAMNDEETVALTAGGHTVGKAHGNGKEENLGPAPEGAELHEQGFGWMNHKTRGIGRDAVTSGIEGAWTTNPTQWDNGYFYLLFTYEWEQTKSPAGAWQWQPVNIKEEDKPVDVEDPTKRCMPMMTDADMALKMDPEYRKISEKFYADPAAFEDAFARAWFKLTHRDLGPKSRYLGPEVPNEDLLWQDPIPSTNYTLNDSEIEALKTQIMATNLTASELICTAWDSARTFRQSDFRGGANGARIRLAPQKDWHANEPERLNKVLNTLETVQQNCGVTISMADLIVLGGCAAVEHAAAAAGVTVKVPFTPGRGDAKPEQTDIESFEVLEPVHDGFRNYLKQDYAVKPEEMLLDRAQLMGLTAKEMTVLIGGMRVLGTNHGGTEHGVFTDKVGTLSNDFFVNLTDMAYSWAPNGDNRYDIIERASGNKKWTATRVDLVFGSNSILRAYAEVYAQDDNQQKFVHDFVAAWSKVMHADRFDLA; encoded by the coding sequence ATGGCTAGCAAGCAGCAATCTCCGTCAGTATGTCCATTTGCACATGGGGCAAATACCTCTTCAGAGCACAGTGATCACCAATGGTGGCCACACACGCTCAATCTCGACATTTTGCACCAGCACGATAACAAAACCGATCCAATGGACGCTGACTTCAATTACCGAGAAGAGTTTCAAAAGCTGGATTATCATGCCTTAAAGCAAGATCTTCATGACCTAATGACCGACTCACAACCCTGGTGGCCAGCTGATTGGGGCCATTATGGTGGACTGATGATCAGAATGGCTTGGCACGCCGCGGGAAGCTACCGAGTAGCCGATGGCCGTGGTGGTGCCAATACTGGCAATCAACGCTTTGCGCCACTGAATAGCTGGCCCGACAACGGTAACCTCGATAAAGCAAGGCGCTTGCTGTGGCCAATCAAAAAGAAATACGGCAATCGCATTTCATGGGCCGATCTTATGGTGCTGGCAGGCAACGTTGCATACGAGTCCATGGGCTTTAAAACCTTTGGCTTTGCCGGCGGCCGCGAAGACATTTGGCATCCAGAAAAAGACACCTACTGGGGCAGTGAAAAAGAATGGCTTGCCCCTTCTGACAATGAAAATAGCCGCTACAGCGGTGAACGTGAACTTGAAAACCCGCTCGCAGCCGTGATGATGGGCCTTATTTACGTAAACCCCGAAGGCGTTGATGGCAACCCAGATCCGCTTAAGACCGCAGCCGACATGCGAGAAACCTTTGCCCGCATGGCCATGAACGATGAAGAAACTGTTGCCCTAACCGCCGGAGGTCACACGGTAGGTAAAGCCCATGGTAACGGCAAAGAAGAGAACCTTGGTCCAGCTCCAGAGGGCGCCGAGCTGCATGAACAAGGGTTTGGCTGGATGAACCACAAAACGCGGGGCATTGGCCGTGATGCCGTCACCAGTGGTATTGAAGGCGCTTGGACCACTAATCCAACGCAATGGGATAATGGCTACTTTTACCTGTTATTCACCTATGAATGGGAGCAAACCAAAAGTCCGGCTGGGGCTTGGCAATGGCAACCGGTGAACATTAAAGAAGAAGACAAACCCGTTGACGTCGAAGATCCCACTAAGCGTTGTATGCCCATGATGACCGACGCCGATATGGCGCTAAAAATGGATCCAGAATATCGCAAAATTTCAGAAAAGTTTTATGCCGACCCAGCAGCGTTTGAAGACGCGTTTGCCCGCGCTTGGTTTAAATTAACCCACCGCGATTTAGGTCCGAAAAGCCGTTATTTAGGCCCAGAAGTGCCCAATGAAGACTTACTTTGGCAAGATCCCATCCCCAGCACCAATTACACCTTAAACGACAGCGAAATAGAGGCACTGAAAACCCAAATAATGGCCACCAACCTCACCGCATCGGAGCTCATATGCACCGCTTGGGATAGCGCCCGCACCTTTAGGCAGTCTGACTTTAGAGGTGGAGCCAATGGCGCGAGGATCCGTTTAGCACCGCAAAAAGACTGGCATGCTAACGAACCAGAGCGCTTAAATAAAGTACTAAACACCCTCGAAACCGTGCAACAAAACTGCGGGGTCACCATTAGCATGGCCGATCTCATAGTACTGGGTGGCTGCGCGGCTGTGGAACATGCGGCGGCGGCAGCAGGAGTCACCGTTAAAGTACCATTCACTCCCGGCCGAGGGGACGCCAAACCCGAGCAAACCGACATTGAATCGTTTGAAGTACTGGAGCCCGTACACGACGGTTTTCGCAACTACCTCAAGCAAGACTATGCGGTAAAACCAGAGGAAATGTTGCTCGACAGAGCACAGCTAATGGGCCTCACCGCAAAAGAAATGACCGTGCTAATCGGTGGTATGCGAGTATTAGGCACCAATCATGGTGGCACTGAGCATGGTGTGTTTACCGATAAGGTCGGCACCTTAAGCAACGACTTTTTCGTCAATCTCACCGACATGGCATACAGCTGGGCACCCAATGGCGACAACCGCTACGACATTATAGAACGCGCCAGTGGCAACAAAAAGTGGACCGCAACCCGAGTTGACCTGGTGTTTGGTTCCAACTCGATTTTACGAGCTTACGCCGAAGTGTATGCCCAAGACGATAACCAACAGAAGTTTGTTCATGATTTTGTTGCAGCTTGGAGTAAAGTCATGCACGCCGACCGCTTCGATCTTGCCTAA
- a CDS encoding family 16 glycosylhydrolase, which produces MKSAAINFSKLVSAMSVALLAGCGGSAETETNHQSVDTTAPVADWQLVWSDEFDADNIDSSNWTKEVNCAGGGNNEKQCYTDSDENAFISDGMLNIVALPAAEGAEKPYTSARLNTKYKADFKYGRIEMRAKLPSGQGSWPAFWMLPTDEVYGGWPKSGEIDIVEAVNLKVANEDGSVESNIHGTLHYGRDWPNNVSSGKAYALPDGVNPADDFHTYAIEWQEGEIRWYMDGYLYATQRQSEVRYNSKDEAVGLKHRGWFAEYFEQGSGELVTHWDTAPFDQQFHLILNLAVGGDWPENVNNTGIDAGAFAAGQSFVVDYVRVYECASNPDTGRGCETVRPGYDDLDDALVEGEAPVPAPPSSGAAKNLTIFDNELNVNWAAWDCCGGSTPGLVEDPERGNVMEFLVGEAPTVNGFISRAEFLTDPQAQPSPFDASGMLESGYVRFDMKVTSLPSDPSAPWKFKIESEGAATAVELDLTASSEGAAPVAGEWQTYTFTLQQLADAGLDISAIDVLMIFPAWGMGNGAVYLVDDVEIAQDTSLPELTLFQDSVNADWPLWDCCGGSTPVEVSDDAEHGIVAEFAIGEAPTVMGFSTRTDVGGAGKPFDASALLDGGVLQFEMKVVSMPNDPAATWKLKVESDNAASAVEVDLSTANEGHTPQAGEWQTYTFNLNTLAQAGLDPSAIDVVMIFPAWGTGNGAVYRVDNAKIYHPEANKSASGLSLFKEEAAEQWQIWDCCGGSTPTVETDEDAAHGKVAQFVIGSTPTVMGFLADDGVYYDASHLLESGVVRFDMKITSAPSNPDAQWLFKIESNDASAAVELALADSIEGQAPKAGEWQTYTFSLQALYDAGLDISAIDVVMVFPSWGLGEGAVYRLDNVEIDNQ; this is translated from the coding sequence ATGAAGAGTGCAGCAATAAATTTCAGTAAACTAGTGAGTGCTATGTCAGTAGCACTACTAGCTGGTTGTGGCGGCAGCGCCGAGACCGAAACAAATCATCAATCTGTTGACACCACAGCGCCAGTGGCAGACTGGCAGCTAGTTTGGAGCGACGAGTTTGATGCTGACAACATTGATTCAAGCAATTGGACCAAAGAGGTCAATTGTGCTGGAGGCGGTAATAACGAAAAGCAATGTTATACCGACAGCGATGAAAATGCCTTTATCTCAGACGGCATGTTAAACATCGTTGCTTTGCCTGCCGCAGAGGGCGCTGAAAAGCCATATACCTCAGCTAGACTGAATACAAAATACAAAGCTGACTTTAAATATGGTCGCATAGAAATGCGAGCTAAATTACCAAGCGGTCAAGGCAGTTGGCCTGCATTTTGGATGCTACCGACCGATGAGGTTTACGGTGGCTGGCCTAAGTCGGGTGAAATCGATATTGTGGAGGCCGTCAACTTAAAAGTAGCAAATGAAGACGGCAGTGTTGAATCCAATATTCATGGCACACTTCATTACGGCCGAGACTGGCCTAACAACGTCAGCTCAGGTAAAGCTTACGCACTACCGGATGGTGTAAACCCAGCTGATGATTTCCACACCTATGCCATTGAATGGCAAGAAGGAGAGATCCGTTGGTATATGGATGGTTACCTGTATGCAACGCAGCGTCAGTCTGAGGTTCGCTACAACTCCAAAGATGAGGCCGTTGGCCTTAAACACCGAGGTTGGTTTGCCGAATATTTCGAGCAAGGCTCGGGTGAACTGGTTACCCATTGGGATACTGCGCCATTTGATCAACAGTTTCATTTAATCCTGAATTTAGCTGTTGGTGGTGACTGGCCTGAAAACGTAAACAATACTGGTATTGACGCAGGTGCTTTTGCTGCAGGTCAATCTTTTGTAGTGGATTACGTTAGAGTGTATGAATGTGCGTCTAACCCAGACACTGGTCGCGGTTGTGAAACAGTGCGTCCTGGCTATGATGATTTAGACGATGCTCTCGTTGAAGGCGAAGCGCCAGTACCGGCGCCACCATCATCAGGTGCTGCTAAAAATTTAACCATTTTCGACAATGAGCTCAATGTAAATTGGGCGGCTTGGGATTGCTGCGGTGGTTCAACTCCTGGACTAGTCGAAGACCCTGAGCGTGGCAACGTAATGGAGTTTTTAGTGGGTGAAGCGCCTACGGTTAATGGTTTTATTAGCCGTGCAGAGTTCTTAACCGATCCTCAAGCACAGCCAAGCCCATTTGATGCTTCTGGCATGTTAGAGTCTGGGTATGTTCGCTTTGACATGAAAGTGACCTCGCTCCCTTCTGACCCATCTGCACCATGGAAATTTAAGATTGAAAGTGAGGGCGCAGCGACGGCTGTTGAACTTGATTTAACGGCAAGCAGTGAAGGTGCTGCACCGGTTGCAGGTGAATGGCAAACCTATACATTTACTTTACAACAACTGGCCGACGCAGGCTTAGATATTTCAGCCATTGATGTGCTGATGATTTTCCCTGCTTGGGGCATGGGTAATGGCGCGGTTTATCTTGTTGATGACGTTGAAATTGCGCAAGATACGTCGCTTCCAGAGCTAACCTTATTCCAAGATTCAGTGAATGCAGATTGGCCACTATGGGACTGCTGTGGTGGATCAACGCCAGTAGAGGTGTCGGATGATGCCGAGCATGGCATTGTTGCTGAGTTTGCTATTGGCGAAGCACCAACCGTTATGGGTTTCTCTACTCGTACAGATGTTGGCGGCGCAGGTAAACCTTTCGATGCCAGTGCTCTGTTAGACGGTGGCGTGCTGCAGTTTGAAATGAAAGTCGTCAGCATGCCAAACGACCCTGCTGCAACTTGGAAACTGAAAGTAGAATCCGACAACGCAGCGAGTGCTGTAGAAGTGGATCTTTCAACAGCCAATGAAGGACACACACCTCAAGCAGGTGAGTGGCAAACGTACACATTCAACTTAAACACTTTGGCACAAGCAGGCTTAGACCCAAGTGCCATCGACGTAGTGATGATTTTCCCAGCGTGGGGAACGGGCAACGGTGCGGTGTATCGAGTTGATAATGCTAAAATCTACCATCCTGAGGCGAACAAATCGGCCAGCGGCTTGAGCTTATTCAAAGAAGAAGCGGCTGAGCAGTGGCAAATTTGGGATTGCTGTGGTGGCTCAACGCCAACAGTCGAAACGGATGAAGATGCTGCACACGGTAAAGTTGCACAATTTGTGATTGGCTCTACACCTACTGTAATGGGCTTCTTGGCTGACGATGGTGTTTATTACGATGCTTCACATTTATTAGAGTCTGGAGTTGTCAGGTTTGATATGAAAATCACTTCTGCGCCATCTAACCCCGATGCGCAGTGGTTATTTAAAATCGAATCGAACGATGCAAGCGCTGCGGTTGAACTCGCCTTGGCCGATAGCATTGAAGGTCAAGCTCCAAAAGCTGGTGAGTGGCAAACCTATACCTTCTCATTACAAGCACTGTATGACGCTGGTTTAGATATTAGCGCGATTGACGTGGTGATGGTATTCCCAAGCTGGGGCTTAGGAGAAGGCGCAGTTTACCGCTTAGATAATGTTGAAATAGATAACCAGTAA